The following are encoded together in the Veillonellales bacterium genome:
- the flgK gene encoding flagellar hook-associated protein FlgK produces the protein MGSTFGTYSIAYSGMYVNQASLATASTNLANIDTTGASKVQLSSAEQDTVQSNGTSTGNGVSVASITRSRDIYLDSTYRTQNAEANYLSVKNADLEYMDEILSEYDTTSSTDSTSSTGVEASIEDFFAAWQTLSTDSGTSSSTGMSAQATFAAAIATAASGTTSTAKTAVTEAYSAYTTALTSGSAATIVSTKTTLDSDIAALDDTTLTAALTTYNTSSGTAINTDATALTTDITNGATALATLSSAVTTATSGTTSTAKTAVTDAYSAYTTALTSGVAATIVSTKTTLDSAITALADSTLTSAYSTYNSATDGGTTINAAAAAVTAAVTAADADTATAATTRAAVTAAGAELISTLTGIDQELQQLQTDAVTGVKDGVDSLNDLAGQVAELDKQITQAESGGGEASYLRDQRDVLLDEMSALANISITESKGTLTVTLGGATLVDGDTTNTLTVEGSGTTDDPLTVKWVDSDSKATINSGSIKGYLEEADQTGYESIDSSDIPYDFTTSATSSISTLRQGLNDLITTLAAKINSLSSSGVDLDGNAGLDFFTAIDSSQPLSITNIEVNPELVSDSSKVVASSSDEAGDNTVASEVCDLESDTACYKSSSSPLDIIDFYATLTDWIGTAGDTASSNYTTQTALVDQVDTQRQSVSSISIDEEMSNMIKFQNAYAASAKVMSTIDTMLADLLDAF, from the coding sequence ATGGGGTCGACTTTTGGTACCTACAGCATCGCTTATTCAGGCATGTATGTTAATCAGGCTTCGCTGGCTACGGCAAGCACTAACCTTGCCAATATCGATACTACCGGAGCTTCAAAAGTGCAACTGTCGAGTGCTGAACAAGATACTGTACAGTCAAACGGGACATCTACGGGGAATGGCGTCAGCGTGGCATCTATTACGCGATCACGCGATATATATCTTGACAGCACGTACCGGACACAGAATGCCGAGGCCAATTATTTGTCGGTGAAAAACGCCGATCTTGAATATATGGACGAGATATTGAGTGAATATGACACTACTTCCTCTACTGATAGTACGAGCAGTACGGGTGTGGAGGCGTCAATTGAGGATTTTTTTGCTGCCTGGCAAACTTTATCTACGGATTCGGGTACGAGTTCAAGTACGGGTATGTCTGCGCAGGCTACTTTTGCGGCTGCAATTGCTACGGCTGCCAGCGGTACTACCTCTACGGCAAAGACGGCTGTCACTGAAGCTTATTCTGCTTATACGACCGCCCTTACCAGCGGCAGTGCAGCGACTATAGTATCTACTAAGACCACTTTGGATTCCGACATTGCAGCTTTAGATGATACGACGCTTACGGCTGCTTTAACTACTTATAACACTAGTTCAGGGACGGCTATCAATACGGATGCGACTGCTTTGACTACGGATATTACTAATGGGGCAACTGCTTTAGCCACGCTGTCAAGTGCGGTTACTACGGCTACCAGCGGTACTACTTCTACGGCAAAGACGGCTGTTACCGACGCTTATTCTGCTTATACGACTGCCCTTACCAGTGGTGTTGCGGCAACGATAGTTTCTACTAAAACGACGTTAGATTCGGCGATTACGGCGTTAGCGGATAGTACTCTTACCAGCGCTTACAGTACTTATAACAGCGCGACTGATGGCGGGACAACCATCAATGCGGCGGCTGCGGCTGTGACTGCTGCGGTTACGGCTGCCGATGCCGATACGGCTACTGCGGCGACTACCCGTGCGGCGGTTACCGCCGCCGGTGCCGAATTGATCAGTACGTTAACCGGAATTGACCAGGAATTGCAGCAGCTGCAGACGGATGCCGTGACCGGGGTTAAAGACGGCGTAGACAGTCTCAATGATCTTGCCGGACAAGTTGCGGAATTGGATAAGCAAATTACCCAGGCCGAGTCAGGGGGCGGCGAGGCCAGCTACCTGCGGGATCAGCGTGATGTTCTGCTGGATGAAATGTCCGCCTTGGCTAATATTAGCATTACCGAATCCAAGGGGACGCTGACAGTCACTCTCGGCGGAGCAACACTGGTGGACGGCGATACAACGAATACGCTGACTGTCGAAGGCAGCGGGACAACCGATGATCCGTTGACAGTGAAGTGGGTTGATTCGGATAGCAAAGCCACTATTAATAGCGGCAGCATAAAGGGTTATCTGGAAGAAGCAGATCAAACCGGCTATGAATCCATCGACTCCAGCGATATTCCTTATGATTTTACCACGAGTGCCACCAGTTCGATCAGTACCCTGCGGCAGGGTCTCAATGACTTGATTACAACACTGGCAGCTAAGATTAATTCTTTAAGCAGTTCAGGGGTCGATCTTGACGGCAATGCAGGGCTTGACTTTTTTACGGCCATTGATTCCAGTCAGCCGCTGAGTATTACCAATATTGAGGTTAACCCGGAACTGGTGTCTGATTCAAGCAAAGTTGTTGCCTCTTCCAGCGATGAAGCCGGGGACAATACGGTCGCTAGTGAAGTTTGCGACCTTGAGAGCGATACTGCCTGTTATAAGAGCAGCAGCTCGCCGCTTGATATTATTGACTTTTATGCGACGTTAACTGACTGGATTGGAACTGCCGGCGATACGGCATCGAGTAATTATACAACGCAAACCGCCCTGGTTGATCAGGTGGACACTCAGAGACAGTCTGTTTCGAGTATTTCCATTGATGAGGAAATGTCGAATATGATTAAGTTTCAAAATGCCTATGCTGCCAGTGCGAAGGTGATGAGTACAATCGATACTATGCTTGCTGATTTGCTTGACGCATTTTAA
- a CDS encoding flagellar hook-basal body complex protein has product MAMMNALSSAVTGLKSEQTALDVIANNISNVNTTGYKAQTVSFEDLLSQTISAASGSTATTGSVNAQQVGLGVSIASTDTDMTVGSTSTTSNSTDVALTGAGYLIVQTGTTGEYEFTRDGSLSIDSEGNLTVDGKEVCGWEAFTLDSDGNKVYTTTGSVEPLNVYSDTESGNKKVLAAEATTAATVTGTLDSSSDVVSGATLQDIGSTAISSWDGTTTVNVYDEQGNKTAVTINYKKCATENSTTSWYWEASGTDATISPSSGYIAFDSDGTMVSSVTPLTTAIGSNTGTSTLDALGAAVTTASDSTVTSDYQAYAAALAAYTAAGGATQTNAATLVTAKSTLDSAISSLGNTTLSTALTTYNTKAGTAINTAATTEKSSDSAANEAAVTTAVATATGSALDTFEAAVETVNNTTLTSDYKTYADALTAYKTTASQANAAALVTAKTALDSEISSLGNTTLSAALTTYNTAAGTAINTAAKTEESTDSTTNEAAVTTAIAAATAAKTGYTDSDITVSTGLTAGTYTVAVADSTTTSGDYTVTLTDTSGKTYSTTSSDGSATFKTSSGTVTLTAPTSIEDGSMSFTVTEGTALTFNSTPTLAVTNTTDGTQAASVKLDMSDITSTSGTGTLTGTNTDGYASGTAESYSIATDGTISAKYSNGKTKSIGQIALAVFENPSGLEKAGDNFYTTSTSSGSYSTVVAGEGGSGTMTSYALELSNVDLASQFSQMMTSQRAYQANAKVITTGSEMLQSLINMVT; this is encoded by the coding sequence ATGGCTATGATGAACGCATTATCATCCGCAGTAACGGGGCTTAAAAGCGAACAGACTGCGCTTGATGTAATAGCTAATAATATCTCCAATGTCAACACCACTGGCTATAAAGCGCAGACGGTTAGTTTCGAAGATTTGTTGAGTCAGACGATCAGTGCCGCTTCCGGGTCTACGGCAACTACCGGCAGCGTCAACGCCCAGCAGGTTGGACTCGGCGTCAGTATTGCCAGCACGGATACTGATATGACGGTCGGCAGCACTTCAACTACCAGCAACTCTACGGATGTGGCGCTTACCGGCGCAGGTTACTTGATTGTACAGACGGGGACGACAGGTGAATATGAGTTTACCCGAGACGGCAGTTTAAGTATTGACTCGGAGGGCAACCTCACCGTAGACGGCAAGGAAGTTTGCGGCTGGGAGGCGTTTACGCTCGATTCTGATGGCAACAAAGTTTATACTACCACCGGCTCGGTAGAACCGCTTAATGTTTATAGTGATACGGAAAGCGGCAACAAGAAGGTTCTGGCTGCCGAAGCTACTACTGCGGCCACTGTTACGGGGACTCTCGACTCCAGCTCTGATGTGGTGTCAGGCGCTACTTTGCAGGATATTGGCAGTACTGCGATTTCGAGCTGGGACGGGACAACTACGGTAAATGTTTACGATGAGCAGGGTAATAAAACCGCGGTTACGATTAATTATAAAAAATGCGCTACGGAAAATTCGACTACCAGCTGGTATTGGGAAGCAAGCGGTACAGATGCGACGATAAGTCCATCAAGCGGCTATATTGCGTTTGATTCAGACGGCACAATGGTCAGTTCCGTAACGCCGCTGACAACGGCGATAGGTTCCAATACCGGTACGTCTACCTTGGACGCTTTAGGGGCTGCAGTTACTACGGCTAGTGATAGTACGGTTACCAGTGATTATCAGGCCTATGCTGCCGCTCTTGCTGCGTATACAGCTGCGGGCGGGGCGACGCAAACAAATGCTGCTACTTTAGTTACAGCTAAGTCTACGTTAGACAGTGCAATTTCCTCTTTGGGGAATACGACGCTGAGCACGGCGCTGACTACTTATAATACTAAGGCCGGTACGGCGATTAATACGGCTGCTACGACGGAAAAAAGTAGTGACAGTGCTGCGAACGAAGCCGCAGTTACAACTGCCGTTGCAACTGCCACTGGCTCTGCCCTGGATACTTTTGAGGCCGCAGTTGAAACGGTTAATAATACTACGCTTACCAGTGATTATAAAACTTATGCCGATGCTCTTACTGCATATAAGACTACTGCGAGTCAAGCAAATGCTGCTGCTTTAGTTACAGCTAAGACTGCTTTAGACAGTGAAATTTCCTCTTTGGGGAATACGACGCTCAGCGCAGCGCTGACTACTTATAATACTGCGGCCGGTACGGCGATTAATACGGCTGCCAAGACAGAAGAAAGTACCGACAGTACTACGAACGAAGCCGCTGTTACAACTGCCATTGCGGCTGCCACTGCTGCCAAAACCGGCTATACTGACAGTGATATTACGGTAAGTACCGGTCTGACGGCAGGTACTTATACTGTTGCGGTAGCAGATTCAACGACAACCAGCGGCGATTACACGGTTACCCTGACGGACACGAGCGGCAAAACGTATTCAACGACTTCAAGTGATGGATCGGCTACTTTTAAAACCTCATCCGGTACCGTCACCTTGACTGCCCCAACGTCTATTGAAGACGGATCAATGTCTTTCACGGTTACTGAAGGTACGGCTTTGACTTTTAATTCCACGCCAACGCTTGCTGTGACCAACACAACGGACGGTACTCAGGCAGCCTCAGTGAAACTCGATATGAGTGACATTACTTCCACCAGCGGCACGGGGACTTTGACCGGTACCAATACAGATGGCTATGCATCAGGGACAGCGGAAAGTTACAGCATTGCTACAGATGGGACGATTTCTGCTAAATATTCCAATGGAAAGACTAAATCAATAGGCCAAATTGCATTGGCTGTTTTTGAGAATCCCAGCGGGCTGGAAAAGGCCGGAGACAATTTTTATACCACGAGTACCAGTTCCGGCAGTTATAGCACGGTTGTCGCCGGTGAAGGCGGGTCAGGTACGATGACATCCTATGCCCTGGAGCTGTCCAACGTTGATTTGGCGTCGCAGTTTAGCCAAATGATGACCAGTCAGCGGGCTTATCAGGCAAATGCTAAAGTCATCACTACCGGCAGCGAGATGCTGCAATCGCTTATCAATATGGTGACCTAA
- a CDS encoding flagellar hook capping FlgD N-terminal domain-containing protein → MSTTSSVSSAASAATTASTSTSSSSTDTTSSLDFSEFIQLLATELKYQDPDDPVSGTEYVSQLAQISSLSALSSINTSINNSEAYSMIGKEATYSTTNSSGTAVTGTGTVLSVTVSGSNTYLDVGGTTVDLASITKVASDSSTTSST, encoded by the coding sequence ATGAGTACTACATCATCAGTCAGTTCCGCTGCGTCGGCAGCAACTACCGCCAGTACCTCTACTAGTAGCTCTAGTACGGATACTACTAGCAGCTTGGATTTCAGCGAGTTTATTCAACTATTAGCTACAGAATTGAAATATCAGGACCCTGACGATCCGGTCAGCGGTACTGAATATGTATCTCAGCTGGCCCAAATCAGCTCATTATCGGCATTGTCAAGCATTAACACTTCCATAAATAATTCTGAAGCATACAGCATGATAGGAAAGGAGGCAACGTATTCTACTACCAACTCATCGGGCACCGCAGTTACGGGCACAGGCACTGTACTGTCAGTAACGGTTTCCGGCAGCAACACATATCTCGATGTCGGCGGCACAACTGTAGACCTTGCTTCCATTACGAAGGTGGCAAGCGACTCCAGCACGACATCTTCAACGTAG